A window of Anaerolineales bacterium contains these coding sequences:
- a CDS encoding EFR1 family ferrodoxin (N-terminal region resembles flavodoxins. C-terminal ferrodoxin region binds two 4Fe-4S clusters.): MTIRLDYVPGTGNSLHAARELRRRLPEARLIPIVGSLRRSAIQTGADAVGFVFPNFCLTIPIALRDFLDKADLASARYLFALCTRGGSHSEAFDYLDELLAKQGKKLNARVNVNMPWNHMIDQNLPATTNDEAVIRRLEAGLQSALDGFAKSILAREAYGRGRIRKPGASCRSG; this comes from the coding sequence ATGACTATCCGACTCGATTACGTTCCGGGGACCGGCAACTCTTTGCATGCGGCGCGGGAATTGCGGCGCAGGCTGCCGGAAGCAAGGCTGATCCCGATCGTGGGATCGTTGCGACGGAGCGCGATCCAGACCGGCGCCGATGCGGTCGGATTCGTTTTCCCCAATTTTTGCCTGACGATCCCGATCGCGTTGCGGGATTTTCTGGACAAGGCCGACCTGGCCTCCGCGCGGTATCTCTTCGCGCTGTGCACCCGGGGCGGCAGCCATTCGGAGGCGTTTGACTATTTGGACGAGCTTCTGGCGAAGCAGGGGAAGAAATTGAACGCCCGAGTTAATGTCAACATGCCCTGGAATCATATGATCGACCAGAACCTCCCGGCGACGACGAATGACGAAGCCGTAATCCGCCGTTTGGAAGCCGGCCTGCAAAGCGCGCTGGACGGATTCGCAAAATCCATCCTCGCCCGCGAAGCGTACGGGAGGGGGAGGATTCGGAAGCCGGGCGCGAGTTGTCGTTCGGGATGA
- a CDS encoding FtsX-like permease family protein, translating into MNPLSPLLYYSRHKAWTLVLAGLLASASVAVYLVIGLLYETYITPLYVTNRYLSRFSLVQAEDASALDPSAVEAVRGNPDVARILPQRSLELWVPNLGVTVSPFRLIGLREEDRGAVLELCGVELAEGRLPESGTNEAALSREIAAALGLGIGGTMEWSADEMAYVSLAAPLTVVGLLEGEVRLGIVSYEYLSGSQPYGGLTRDGLLVIPRPGRGGAVDDFLRGSAGEFRFVPATDSLFREKAGRDQRAMIAIGIPLVLLVTAAIALVVGSVNRIVFLRRLPEFGTLLAVGRDKGWLLRRLTAETALLALLGTGLGILTACGVMAVINAAWFEPNGFGFPLVNPVELLTVAPLPLAVIGFTLYSTMRALWKMDPVAIVERGELSMEQARIGGRGSGSLKRPLDPAVFYRRHISQALALVGATALMIMGTALFVFIAEIFDDARQPMLHHLQRMSLVSPGGAPINEGTEQAIRSFPSTGRVIPAYVFSALGIDIPPVTPNYPGETYAVSADDLLYLVDLFGLELAEGRLPRAGTNELAVPWTFARNRSLHVGDIIGDPSDPLYPDAPGLPSPLVVSGVFQPAESYAAENWLSFASLEFVEAGRGDWAGPLSMIVLPRAGQKAELDAYLDREAGGGELRVLTYGNQTAEFRRQERELVAVLGLLEGVIAAVAALTLAGLNYVFFLGRRKEFGVLQALGFTRRRLVWRGACEGLAAAGAAWLAAVLLFAAIAIGIQLWLYTPAGIQLNFFNPTPWLFTLPVPAAVTAAVAAALAWMLSRMDPVEVIERR; encoded by the coding sequence ATGAATCCGCTGTCCCCGCTCCTGTATTACAGCCGCCACAAGGCCTGGACTCTCGTCCTGGCCGGCCTGCTGGCGTCGGCGTCGGTGGCCGTCTACCTGGTCATCGGATTGCTGTACGAAACCTACATCACGCCGCTCTACGTCACCAACCGCTATCTGAGCCGCTTCAGCCTGGTGCAGGCCGAAGATGCATCCGCGCTCGATCCAAGCGCGGTGGAGGCGGTCCGTGGAAATCCGGACGTCGCGCGGATTCTCCCGCAGCGCAGCCTCGAGCTGTGGGTTCCGAACCTCGGCGTGACGGTCTCGCCCTTCCGCCTGATCGGCCTGCGGGAGGAGGACCGCGGCGCGGTTCTGGAGCTGTGCGGCGTGGAGTTGGCCGAGGGACGGTTGCCGGAGAGCGGGACCAACGAAGCCGCGCTTTCGCGCGAGATCGCCGCCGCGCTCGGGCTGGGGATCGGCGGAACGATGGAGTGGTCGGCGGATGAAATGGCGTACGTCTCGCTGGCCGCGCCGCTGACCGTGGTGGGATTGCTGGAAGGAGAGGTGCGGCTGGGTATCGTTTCCTATGAATACCTCTCCGGGTCGCAGCCATACGGTGGCCTGACGCGCGACGGCTTGCTGGTGATCCCGCGGCCCGGCCGCGGCGGGGCGGTGGACGATTTTCTCCGCGGGAGCGCCGGGGAGTTTCGCTTCGTGCCGGCGACCGATTCCCTCTTCCGGGAGAAGGCTGGCCGCGACCAGCGGGCGATGATCGCGATCGGCATCCCGCTCGTCCTGCTGGTGACGGCCGCGATCGCGCTGGTGGTCGGGTCGGTCAACCGGATCGTATTCCTGCGCCGGCTGCCGGAATTCGGCACCCTGCTTGCCGTCGGACGCGACAAAGGCTGGCTGCTTCGGCGGCTGACGGCGGAAACCGCTTTGCTGGCGCTTCTCGGGACGGGCTTGGGAATCCTTACGGCTTGCGGGGTGATGGCCGTGATCAACGCCGCCTGGTTCGAGCCGAACGGCTTCGGATTCCCCCTGGTCAATCCCGTGGAACTCCTCACCGTCGCGCCGCTTCCGTTGGCGGTGATCGGCTTCACGCTGTATTCGACGATGCGCGCGCTGTGGAAGATGGACCCGGTGGCGATCGTCGAGCGCGGCGAGCTGAGCATGGAGCAGGCGCGGATCGGCGGCCGGGGATCCGGATCGCTGAAGCGGCCGCTGGACCCGGCGGTTTTCTACCGGCGCCACATTAGCCAGGCGCTGGCGCTCGTCGGCGCCACGGCGCTGATGATCATGGGAACGGCGCTGTTCGTCTTCATTGCCGAGATCTTCGACGACGCCCGACAGCCGATGCTGCACCACCTGCAGCGGATGAGCCTGGTTTCGCCGGGAGGCGCTCCGATCAACGAGGGGACGGAACAGGCGATCCGCTCCTTCCCATCCACTGGGCGGGTCATTCCGGCCTACGTCTTTTCCGCGCTGGGAATCGACATCCCGCCGGTTACGCCCAACTATCCGGGCGAAACCTACGCCGTCTCGGCCGACGACCTGCTTTACCTGGTCGACCTCTTCGGGCTGGAGCTGGCGGAGGGCCGCCTGCCGCGCGCCGGTACCAACGAATTGGCGGTCCCCTGGACCTTCGCCCGCAACCGCAGCCTGCATGTCGGCGATATCATCGGCGACCCGTCCGATCCGCTTTACCCGGACGCTCCGGGCCTGCCCTCGCCCCTGGTGGTGTCCGGTGTTTTCCAACCTGCGGAATCCTACGCCGCGGAGAACTGGCTTTCGTTTGCCTCGCTGGAATTCGTGGAGGCCGGCCGAGGGGATTGGGCGGGCCCGCTCTCGATGATCGTCCTGCCCCGCGCCGGGCAGAAGGCGGAACTCGACGCGTACCTGGACCGTGAGGCGGGCGGCGGAGAATTGCGCGTGCTCACCTACGGCAACCAAACCGCGGAATTCCGCCGGCAGGAGCGCGAGCTGGTGGCGGTCCTCGGCCTGCTCGAGGGGGTGATCGCGGCGGTGGCGGCCCTGACCCTGGCCGGATTGAACTACGTCTTTTTCCTGGGCCGGCGGAAGGAATTCGGGGTGCTGCAGGCGCTCGGGTTCACCCGCCGGCGGCTGGTGTGGCGCGGGGCATGCGAGGGATTGGCCGCGGCCGGGGCGGCCTGGCTGGCGGCGGTTTTGCTCTTCGCCGCAATCGCCATCGGAATTCAATTGTGGCTCTATACCCCGGCCGGGATCCAGCTTAATTTCTTCAATCCGACTCCCTGGCTGTTCACGCTGCCGGTGCCGGCGGCGGTGACGGCGGCGGTCGCGGCCGCGCTGGCCTGGATGCTCTCGCGGATGGATCCGGTGGAAGTGATTGAACGAAGGTAA